From one Gossypium hirsutum isolate 1008001.06 chromosome D08, Gossypium_hirsutum_v2.1, whole genome shotgun sequence genomic stretch:
- the LOC107909998 gene encoding uncharacterized protein encodes MEKSQARYQNHHPQEKKEKPQQQQQQKQSQNQEKARQHPVWDCGSNLYDSFELNSFNRQLDSAIHSRTMSMPHLVDRAPPQSTASALPPPVSKKQLSKFSRSIQKLIKSMFRFRQSSSSSLMWLKQRSHDDYYVVYDKTGSLTTIPEVPETDFGRPSPEINSLVAKRTASERFTAASTVGISCA; translated from the coding sequence ATGGAGAAATCCCAAGCACGATATCAGAATCACCATCCCCAGGAGAAGAAGGAAAAAcctcaacaacaacaacaacaaaagcaAAGTCAAAACCAGGAGAAGGCCAGGCAGCATCCTGTTTGGGACTGTGGTAGCAATCTTTATGACTCGTTTGAACTCAACTCCTTCAACCGTCAACTCGACTCAGCAATCCATTCAAGAACCATGTCCATGCCTCATCTAGTCGACAGAGCTCCCCCACAGTCAACCGCCTCTGCCCTTCCGCCTCCAGTTTCCAAGAAGCAGCTTTCCAAGTTCTCTCGCTCCATTCAGAAACTCATCAAATCCATGTTTAGATTCAGACAAAGTTCGAGTTCTTCCCTTATGTGGCTGAAACAAAGATCGCACGACGACTACTACGTGGTTTACGACAAGACAGGTTCGCTCACAACCATCCCCGAGGTCCCGGAGACTGATTTTGGACGGCCTTCGCCGGAGATTAACTCCTTGGTTGCTAAGAGAACTGCATCCGAAAGATTCACTGCAGCCTCCACTGTCGGTATTTCATGTGCTTGA